The window ATGGGATGTATATATGCATCTTCCTCCATGAACGGTATCCTCTCCCGGACGCAGTCATAGGCCGCCTTTGTCCCCCTCCCTGGGTTCAGGGGCATTGAGAATTCAAGTCCCTGAGTTGCGGTAAGGAGCTCTATGGCCACAACCTTTCGGGAGTTCTCCAGTATATTGCGGCCCTTTCTGGCCGCATAGGTTCCCATGGAGACATGATCCTCCTGATTTGCGGAGGTGGGTATGGAATCCACCGACGATGGATGGGCAAGCACCTTGTTCTCCGACACAATTGATGCGGCGGTATACTGGGGTATCATGAATCCACTGTTTACGCCACTCTCCTTAACCAGGAACGGCGGTAACCCGGACAGCTTATGATCCACAAGGCGAGCTATCCGGCGCTCAGAAATGTTCGCTATCTCAGCCATGGCTATTCCGAAAAAGTCCATCGCTATAGCCATGGGTTGGCCATGGAAGTTACCGCCGCTTATTGCCTCGTCGTCGGAGGGGAAGATGAGGGGGTTATCCGTTACGGAGTTTATCTCTATCTCAACCTTCTGCCTAACATACTCCAAAGCGTCCCTGCTTGCCCCGTGTACCTGGGGGATGCAGCGCAATGAGTAGGCGTCCTGCACCCGGTTCCCTTTGTATTTTTCCACGATCTCGCTTCCTTCTATAAGACGCCTCATATTGGACGCCACGGCCCTTTGCCCCGCGTGGGGACGCAAATCATGGGTACGTTTGTCAAACGCATAGGGAACCCCGTGAAGGGCCTCTAGAGATATGGCGGCTGTCACGTCTGCAGTTTTGAGTAGGGCCTGCGCGTCAACGACGCATAAAGCCGCGATGGCGGTCATAACGGTGGTTCCGTTGTTCAGCGCCAGCCCCTCTTTGGGGCCAAGCTCTATGGGGCTAAGAGACACTTCCTTGAGGGCGTCCATCGTCGGCATCCTGCGCCCCTTGAAGAAGACCTCCCCCTCCCCTAAGAGGGTGATTGCCAGATGAGACAGGGGACACAGGTCACCGCTGGCCCCCACGGATCCCTGGGAAGGTATCACCGGGTGTATTCCAAGGTTAAGATAGTTGACTAGCTGCATCAGAGTTGGCAGGCTTATGCCGGAAAAACCCCTGGTCAAGGTGTTGATCCTCAGCAGCATGATGGCCCTTACTAGATCCTCTGGGAAGGGCTCCCCTGTCCCGCAGGCATGACTCAACAATAGGTTGCGCTGCAAAAGCCGGCTCTTGTCCGATGGTATGGAGACGTTAGCCAAATCGCCAAAACCCGTGGTTATCCCATACACTACCCTTCCTTGGTCAACCCAGGTGCTTACCGCTTTAGAGCCCCTTTCAACGAACGCCTCGGCGGAAGGATCAAGAGCAACCTGCCATCCGTACCTTGCAACCCCAACCACATCCTCCAGCGTTAAGCCATGACCGTTGAGTTCCACTACCCTACGAGCCACCTCTCAAACCCCCCTTGGAAGACCTTTGACCACATTGGGAACAGGGTGTAAATTCTAATCAGTCAGGAAAGCACCACTCCTCCATTGGAACCGCAGAACCTGCAATTTCCCAATGCGTCTAAATAATTAGCTACTATATTATAGCCCATCCTGACGATTATGTCTTCGCCGCAATTGGGACATTTCGTAACGTTCCGAGCCCTTTCCGGGATATTGCCCACATATACGTTAAGCAGCCGTTCCCTCGCAATCTCCGCGAAGTGATCCACGTCCTTTATAGGGATAGGCCTTGTCTGCATTAGGTAAGAGGGGTGGTAAGCAGAAACATGAAACGGAATTGCTCTAGAAAGGCTTGCAATCCAATGGACCATTTCCGTAAACTCACCAGGATCAGAAAGGCCAGGGACTAAGAGATGGGTTATCTCAACATGAACTCCCATTGCGATCAATGCCTCTACGGATCTGACCACGCTATCCATGTCTCCACCTAGATAATCGTATTTTTCCCTGGAGAACGCCTTGACATCCACGTTTGCCCCATCCACAAGCCCCCTTAGCTCATAGAGGGGAGTCAAGTTGACTGTACCATTGGTCACCAACACTATCCCCAATCCCCTTGGCTTTAGATAACAAGAAGCCTCAATAATGTACTCCATATAAACTAGAGGCTCGTTGTAGGTGAAGGCCACTGCAGATACCCCTAATCGGTTGGCCAAGTCCTCAATATCGGGAGGAGATAGGGTTAATAACTTACCCTCGTAGTGTCCATCTCTTATCTGCGATATATGGTGGTTCTGACAGAAGGGACATCTCAAATTACATCCGATCCCTCCCAGAGACAGGATCGAACTCCCAGGACGCCAATGATATAGGGGCTTCTTCTCCACTGGATCCACTGCAACTCCGGAGAAACGACCAGAAAAGGGAGAGCGCAAAGCTCCCCCCTTAAAGAACCGAACGCCGCAATAACCCCAGTGTCCCTCCGTTATAAAACAACGATGAAAGCACAGTTGACACCGGCCACCATCGCCTTCCGGCAACCAGAAGGAAGCTTCCTTTGGAAGATCAGGGTTCTTTGTACCTATGCACTGTAAAACGCTGGATCTTGATTTCCTCATGGCCCCCTATACCAGCTTTCATTCTCGCTATGTCAAGCTGATCCCGAACCGTATTTACACCATTGAGGTCCGGCAGCAAAACCCCGCGTCTTCGT is drawn from Thermanaerothrix sp. and contains these coding sequences:
- the amrS gene encoding AmmeMemoRadiSam system radical SAM enzyme; the protein is MRKSRSSVLQCIGTKNPDLPKEASFWLPEGDGGRCQLCFHRCFITEGHWGYCGVRFFKGGALRSPFSGRFSGVAVDPVEKKPLYHWRPGSSILSLGGIGCNLRCPFCQNHHISQIRDGHYEGKLLTLSPPDIEDLANRLGVSAVAFTYNEPLVYMEYIIEASCYLKPRGLGIVLVTNGTVNLTPLYELRGLVDGANVDVKAFSREKYDYLGGDMDSVVRSVEALIAMGVHVEITHLLVPGLSDPGEFTEMVHWIASLSRAIPFHVSAYHPSYLMQTRPIPIKDVDHFAEIARERLLNVYVGNIPERARNVTKCPNCGEDIIVRMGYNIVANYLDALGNCRFCGSNGGVVLS
- the hutH gene encoding histidine ammonia-lyase gives rise to the protein MARRVVELNGHGLTLEDVVGVARYGWQVALDPSAEAFVERGSKAVSTWVDQGRVVYGITTGFGDLANVSIPSDKSRLLQRNLLLSHACGTGEPFPEDLVRAIMLLRINTLTRGFSGISLPTLMQLVNYLNLGIHPVIPSQGSVGASGDLCPLSHLAITLLGEGEVFFKGRRMPTMDALKEVSLSPIELGPKEGLALNNGTTVMTAIAALCVVDAQALLKTADVTAAISLEALHGVPYAFDKRTHDLRPHAGQRAVASNMRRLIEGSEIVEKYKGNRVQDAYSLRCIPQVHGASRDALEYVRQKVEIEINSVTDNPLIFPSDDEAISGGNFHGQPMAIAMDFFGIAMAEIANISERRIARLVDHKLSGLPPFLVKESGVNSGFMIPQYTAASIVSENKVLAHPSSVDSIPTSANQEDHVSMGTYAARKGRNILENSRKVVAIELLTATQGLEFSMPLNPGRGTKAAYDCVRERIPFMEEDAYIHPMICEALSLVNEGAILEAVESAIGSLD